The Erythrobacter insulae genome window below encodes:
- the xth gene encoding exodeoxyribonuclease III produces MISVATWNINSVRLRLPIVEHYLRDEAPDVLCLQEIKCENDKFPAEALAEMGYKHQAVCGQKGYHGVATVSRLPIREISRHDWQDNGEARHIGVEIVGKDMVVENVYVPAGGDIPDREKNTKFGQKLDFLERMTRWADTVHRPTLIVGDFNIAPLESDVWSHKQLLKVVSHTPLEVETLQRFKDAHGFVDLGREFIQDPDRYFSWWSYRSPDWRKNDRGRRLDHMWASEALAKQATGHRILEEARSWEKPSDHIPLITEFDL; encoded by the coding sequence ATGATTTCTGTAGCCACCTGGAATATCAATTCGGTCCGCCTGCGCCTGCCGATTGTCGAACACTACCTCCGCGATGAGGCCCCTGATGTGCTGTGCCTTCAGGAAATCAAATGCGAGAATGACAAGTTTCCCGCCGAGGCGCTGGCCGAAATGGGGTATAAGCATCAGGCGGTTTGCGGACAAAAAGGCTATCACGGGGTCGCCACTGTCAGCCGTCTGCCGATCCGCGAAATATCGCGCCACGATTGGCAGGATAATGGCGAAGCACGCCATATCGGCGTTGAGATTGTCGGCAAGGATATGGTGGTCGAAAACGTCTATGTCCCTGCAGGCGGCGACATTCCTGATCGAGAGAAGAACACGAAATTCGGTCAGAAGCTGGATTTTCTGGAGCGTATGACCCGTTGGGCAGACACGGTGCATCGGCCCACTTTGATCGTCGGGGATTTCAACATCGCCCCGCTTGAAAGCGACGTCTGGAGCCATAAACAACTGCTGAAAGTCGTGAGCCATACGCCGCTTGAGGTGGAAACGTTGCAGCGGTTCAAGGACGCTCATGGGTTTGTCGATCTGGGCCGCGAATTTATTCAAGATCCTGATCGTTATTTCAGCTGGTGGTCCTACCGCTCGCCCGATTGGCGCAAGAATGATCGCGGCCGGCGGCTGGATCATATGTGGGCGAGCGAGGCGCTGGCGAAACAGGCAACGGGGCACCGGATACTCGAAGAAGCGCGCAGCTGGGAAAAACCGTCTGACCATATCCCGCTCATCACGGAGTTCGATCTCTGA
- the ribA gene encoding GTP cyclohydrolase II yields the protein MLLPVETAIASAATSDSMLISAARAATLKLANQREAAVPHAPVLIRGGEPFDLLSAVPIADPALDLRNPFKGPFRAAAIEWAEAADAAMELARIAGILPAFMVNPDNAGEAHSITANDIGAYTQSGSLRIITRAKLPVTASENAEIVAFRSSADTREHVALIIGNQNGDRAPLVRLHSECLTGDILGSLKCDCGPQLDAALHAMADHAAQTGGWGALLYMRQEGRGIGLVNKLRAYSLQDAGFDTVDANQRLGLPDEARDFATAARMLDLLGARKIRLMTNNPAKVDALASAGIEVAERVQHQLPDNPHNARYLATKRDRSGHLLK from the coding sequence GTGCTGCTCCCGGTTGAAACCGCAATTGCCAGCGCCGCGACCAGCGATTCGATGCTGATTTCTGCCGCCCGCGCGGCCACTCTAAAGCTCGCCAATCAGCGCGAGGCTGCCGTGCCCCACGCGCCGGTTTTGATCCGCGGCGGCGAGCCGTTCGATCTTCTCAGCGCGGTGCCGATTGCGGATCCCGCGCTTGATCTGCGCAATCCATTCAAAGGCCCGTTCCGCGCGGCGGCGATTGAATGGGCCGAAGCGGCGGACGCAGCGATGGAGCTGGCGCGGATCGCCGGTATTTTGCCGGCCTTTATGGTCAATCCTGACAATGCGGGCGAGGCCCATTCGATTACCGCAAACGATATCGGCGCTTACACCCAATCGGGGTCACTGCGCATTATTACCCGCGCAAAATTGCCGGTGACGGCCAGCGAAAACGCGGAAATCGTGGCGTTTCGATCTTCCGCCGATACCCGCGAACATGTCGCGTTGATTATCGGAAATCAGAACGGCGATCGTGCGCCGCTGGTGCGGTTGCACTCGGAATGTCTGACGGGCGATATTCTCGGCAGTTTGAAATGCGACTGCGGGCCGCAATTGGACGCTGCGCTGCACGCAATGGCCGATCACGCCGCACAAACCGGGGGCTGGGGCGCGCTGCTATACATGCGTCAGGAAGGGCGCGGCATCGGGCTGGTGAACAAGCTGCGCGCCTACAGCTTGCAAGACGCCGGTTTCGATACGGTCGATGCCAATCAACGATTGGGCCTGCCGGATGAGGCCCGCGATTTTGCGACCGCCGCGCGAATGCTGGATTTGCTCGGTGCCCGGAAAATCCGCTTGATGACGAACAATCCGGCCAAGGTCGATGCGCTTGCCAGTGCCGGCATCGAAGTGGCCGAACGGGTTCAGCATCAATTGCCTGATAATCCGCACAATGCGCGATATTTGGCCACCAAACGCGACAGATCAGGGCATCTGCTGAAATGA
- a CDS encoding GNAT family N-acetyltransferase, whose amino-acid sequence MKSAQMPITIRPEAAGDEKTIHALTTAAFKDMPFADGDEPDLIDRLRAASDLTLSLVAEDVERIVGHIAFSPVTISDGTRDWYGLGPVSVWPELQKKGVGSALIERGIADLRAAGAKGIVLLGSNIYYPRFGFVHEPQLTYKGAPPEYFQCMLLDGELPSGETRFAPAFG is encoded by the coding sequence ATGAAAAGCGCGCAGATGCCGATTACCATCCGGCCTGAGGCGGCAGGAGACGAGAAGACGATCCACGCGCTGACCACAGCGGCATTCAAAGACATGCCGTTTGCCGATGGTGACGAACCAGATCTGATTGATCGCTTGCGCGCCGCAAGCGATCTGACGCTTTCACTGGTCGCAGAGGATGTTGAGCGGATCGTTGGCCATATCGCCTTTTCGCCGGTCACCATCAGCGATGGAACACGCGATTGGTATGGGCTTGGCCCGGTGTCCGTCTGGCCCGAATTGCAGAAGAAAGGCGTTGGCAGCGCTCTGATCGAACGCGGAATTGCCGATCTGCGTGCGGCGGGCGCGAAGGGTATCGTCCTGCTGGGCAGTAACATTTACTATCCGCGCTTTGGCTTCGTGCACGAACCGCAGCTTACCTATAAAGGCGCGCCGCCCGAATATTTCCAATGCATGCTGCTCGATGGTGAACTGCCCAGCGGGGAAACCCGCTTTGCACCGGCTTTCGGATAA
- a CDS encoding right-handed parallel beta-helix repeat-containing protein translates to MKQTQDAAEMGPLGRLPRWAKRAIAVPALFAGAIPLAAVTAQSPNASSAAFTVLETGRGYASLQQAVDAIGASKGTIEIAPGTYRQCAVQTAGAVTYAAREYGTAILDRTACEGKAALVLRGAGAEVLGVTFSGIKVGDGNGAGIRLEKGSLNVAFGRFMDSQQGILTANNPSGSIFITRSTFSGLGTCEHSAGCAHSIYTGDYGKLTVRESRFERGQGGHYLKSRSGEVVIENNSFDDANGRGTNYMIDLPAGATGRIAQNWFVQGRDKENYSAFIALGAEQSLHSSRGLTVVDNEARFVPGLRRSSVFLADWTRTPVIMSGNRLAESLKQYEER, encoded by the coding sequence ATGAAACAGACGCAAGACGCCGCCGAAATGGGTCCGCTCGGACGCCTGCCACGCTGGGCCAAACGCGCAATAGCCGTGCCCGCGCTTTTTGCCGGAGCGATACCGCTCGCGGCAGTAACAGCGCAATCGCCAAACGCTTCCAGCGCGGCCTTTACCGTTTTGGAGACAGGGCGCGGATACGCCAGCCTCCAGCAAGCGGTGGATGCGATCGGCGCGAGCAAAGGCACGATCGAAATCGCACCGGGCACGTATCGCCAATGCGCGGTGCAGACTGCCGGAGCGGTGACATATGCTGCTCGTGAATACGGGACTGCGATCCTCGACCGGACGGCCTGCGAAGGCAAAGCGGCGCTGGTGCTGCGCGGGGCGGGCGCCGAAGTGCTCGGTGTCACCTTTAGCGGGATAAAGGTTGGCGATGGCAATGGCGCGGGCATCCGGCTTGAAAAAGGGTCGCTCAATGTCGCATTCGGACGGTTCATGGATAGCCAGCAGGGCATCCTGACGGCGAACAATCCGTCGGGCAGCATTTTTATTACCCGCTCAACCTTTAGCGGGCTGGGTACCTGCGAACATTCTGCGGGCTGCGCGCATTCGATCTATACCGGCGATTATGGCAAGCTGACTGTGCGCGAAAGCCGGTTTGAGCGCGGCCAGGGCGGACATTATCTGAAATCACGCTCGGGCGAGGTTGTTATCGAAAACAACTCGTTTGATGACGCCAATGGCCGCGGGACCAATTACATGATTGATCTGCCTGCCGGCGCGACGGGTCGCATCGCGCAAAACTGGTTTGTGCAGGGGCGGGATAAAGAAAATTACTCCGCTTTTATTGCGCTTGGCGCTGAACAGAGCCTGCATTCTTCGCGCGGCCTGACCGTGGTTGATAACGAAGCGCGGTTTGTACCGGGCCTGCGCCGGTCCAGCGTGTTCCTGGCCGATTGGACCCGGACCCCGGTTATCATGTCGGGCAACAGACTTGCAGAAAGCCTCAAGCAATACGAAGAGCGATAG
- a CDS encoding acyl-CoA dehydrogenase family protein: MNAPARAPARNPGMDEDTFEQFAEQLDRYVKERLIPAENDLIEADAVPPEIVDEMRDMGLFGISVPEQYGGAGLNMTQYARVVNAMSYAAPAYRSIFSINVGMFASALKNGGTEAQREEWYPQLVEGKIACFGLTEPGSGSDSAAMQTTATPDPDGNGWILNGTKRYITNAPHADVALIMARTEKDALPKNAHVSAFLVPMNTPGISTGSPDKKMGQSGSHISDIMLDDVKIPGDALLGGETGKGFRFAMQSLDNGRISVGAAATGYARRALDSALRYANERKAFGEPIARFQLIQAMLADSETEIYAAESMMRDVTARADRGENIITKAAAFKVFASEMCGRVVDRVVQIYGGAGYLAEYDAERFFRDARIYRIYEGTTQILQLQIAKHMLREWEKEHG; encoded by the coding sequence ATGAACGCCCCCGCCCGCGCACCTGCTCGCAACCCCGGTATGGACGAAGACACGTTCGAACAATTTGCCGAGCAGCTTGATCGGTATGTCAAGGAACGCCTGATCCCGGCCGAAAATGATCTGATCGAAGCGGACGCGGTTCCGCCAGAGATTGTCGACGAAATGCGCGATATGGGATTGTTCGGCATTTCCGTGCCGGAGCAATACGGCGGGGCTGGCTTGAACATGACGCAATACGCCCGCGTCGTAAACGCCATGAGCTATGCTGCGCCGGCCTATCGCTCCATCTTCTCGATCAATGTCGGCATGTTTGCCAGTGCTTTAAAAAATGGCGGAACAGAGGCTCAGCGAGAAGAATGGTACCCGCAACTTGTCGAAGGCAAAATCGCTTGTTTCGGCCTGACAGAACCGGGATCCGGCAGTGACAGCGCTGCAATGCAGACCACTGCAACCCCTGATCCAGACGGAAACGGATGGATACTGAACGGCACCAAGAGGTACATAACCAACGCCCCCCATGCCGATGTTGCGCTGATCATGGCCCGCACCGAAAAAGATGCGCTGCCCAAAAATGCGCATGTCAGCGCGTTTCTGGTGCCGATGAACACTCCCGGCATTTCCACCGGATCACCGGACAAAAAAATGGGCCAATCCGGCAGTCATATCTCGGACATTATGCTTGATGATGTGAAAATACCGGGTGATGCCTTGCTTGGCGGGGAAACCGGCAAAGGTTTCCGCTTTGCCATGCAGAGCCTCGACAATGGCCGGATTTCTGTTGGTGCAGCGGCGACCGGTTATGCCCGCCGCGCGCTCGATTCCGCGCTGCGTTACGCCAATGAACGCAAGGCATTCGGAGAGCCCATTGCGCGGTTCCAGCTGATCCAGGCGATGCTGGCCGATAGCGAGACCGAGATTTACGCGGCAGAGAGCATGATGCGCGATGTGACCGCGCGCGCGGACCGCGGTGAAAACATCATCACGAAAGCCGCCGCGTTCAAAGTGTTCGCCTCTGAAATGTGCGGCCGTGTGGTGGACCGAGTGGTGCAGATTTACGGCGGCGCCGGATATCTCGCTGAATATGACGCTGAACGCTTTTTCCGCGATGCCCGCATCTACCGGATTTACGAAGGCACGACGCAAATTCTCCAGCTCCAGATCGCCAAGCATATGCTGCGCGAATGGGAAAAAGAGCACGGCTGA
- a CDS encoding CoA transferase yields MYKLLTDLSIIEVSSFVASPTAGLYCAQMGAEVIRVDHKAGGLDYDRYMLTKEGRSLSWENLNRAKKSVALDLRSAEGRELCVELAAKTGQCITNLPEQSFLSHAAIKAAQSGDAPDLTSVRIMGWHDGRQAMDFTVNAASGYPLMTGPEDWDMQTAPPVNQVLPAWDFITGAYCAFAMLAALRHRDATGEGTEVRVPLGDVAIGTTANAGLMAEMLYRGSDRERLGNAIWGAFGRDFRSKDGVRFMVAALTAKQWTGLVEAFGVALPIAKLEVEVGVKFSDGDDPRFKHRHALFDIFQNVAGSHDYKALAALMAAHGCTFEKYRTAHQAANDPALVTDNPLFGPSPANPSGFEYPAPRSFANLPAHEPADPAPAPYLGQHSEEVLAERLGLSSGAIGKLVDTGTVALSDKDR; encoded by the coding sequence ATGTACAAACTTCTTACCGACCTCTCGATCATCGAGGTCTCCAGCTTTGTCGCGTCCCCCACTGCGGGCCTGTATTGCGCGCAAATGGGGGCAGAGGTAATCCGCGTCGATCATAAGGCGGGCGGCCTCGATTATGATCGCTATATGCTCACCAAAGAGGGCCGCTCGCTCAGTTGGGAAAACCTGAACCGGGCGAAAAAATCGGTCGCGCTCGACCTGCGCAGCGCAGAGGGGCGCGAATTGTGTGTCGAACTGGCGGCAAAGACCGGTCAGTGCATCACCAACCTGCCCGAACAAAGTTTCCTCAGCCACGCAGCGATCAAAGCGGCCCAGAGCGGCGATGCGCCTGACCTTACATCGGTGCGGATCATGGGGTGGCACGATGGGCGGCAAGCGATGGATTTCACCGTCAACGCGGCCAGCGGTTACCCGCTGATGACCGGTCCCGAAGATTGGGACATGCAGACCGCTCCTCCGGTTAATCAGGTGCTGCCCGCGTGGGATTTTATCACCGGCGCATATTGCGCGTTCGCAATGCTCGCTGCGCTGCGTCACCGCGATGCGACAGGTGAGGGAACCGAGGTGCGCGTGCCACTGGGCGATGTGGCTATCGGCACCACCGCCAATGCCGGGCTCATGGCCGAAATGCTGTATCGCGGGAGTGATCGCGAACGGCTTGGCAATGCGATCTGGGGAGCATTCGGACGCGATTTCAGATCCAAAGACGGCGTTCGCTTTATGGTCGCGGCGCTGACGGCAAAACAATGGACCGGGCTGGTCGAGGCGTTCGGGGTTGCGCTCCCGATTGCCAAGCTCGAAGTGGAAGTCGGCGTCAAATTCTCCGACGGGGATGATCCGCGCTTCAAACACCGCCATGCGCTGTTCGACATTTTCCAGAATGTCGCGGGCAGCCATGATTACAAGGCGCTGGCAGCGCTGATGGCGGCGCACGGTTGTACGTTTGAGAAGTACCGTACCGCACATCAGGCCGCGAATGATCCGGCGCTGGTCACGGACAATCCGCTGTTCGGCCCATCGCCGGCGAACCCTTCAGGCTTTGAATATCCGGCGCCGCGTTCCTTTGCGAATCTGCCCGCGCATGAACCCGCAGACCCGGCCCCGGCACCCTATCTGGGTCAACATTCCGAAGAAGTGCTGGCCGAACGCCTCGGCCTGTCCTCTGGCGCGATCGGCAAGCTGGTCGATACCGGAACCGTAGCCCTTTCAGATAAGGATAGATGA
- a CDS encoding acetyl-CoA C-acetyltransferase, with amino-acid sequence MMTRRAAIVSPLRTPVAKFLGGLSSLNAGELGAIILKALVERSGIDPARVDDVVFSQGYGNAEAPAIGHWSWLAAGLPIEVPGYQLDRRCGSGLQAVANAAMMVETGMADVVVAGGCESMSNVEHYTLQGRGGARMGDITLHDRLSRGRLMSQPIERFGVITGMIETAENLAKDYGITREEADAFAVRSHQNAAAAWEAGKFDAQLVPVDVPQRRGEPVTFDHDEGYRVDATLESLGGLRPIDGKRDPQAIVTAGNASQQNDAAAACLVVAEDKLEELGLDPSLWFGGWAAAGCDPSRMGIGPVPAVERLFERRGYSWDDINLVELNEAFAPQALAVLKGWGWSADDSRRDLLNVNGSGISLGHPIGATGGRILADMAAEIHRRKARFGLETMCIGGGQGIAAVFERAV; translated from the coding sequence ATGATGACCAGAAGAGCCGCCATCGTATCGCCATTGCGCACACCCGTCGCTAAATTTCTTGGCGGGCTCTCCAGCCTGAACGCCGGAGAGCTTGGTGCGATTATCCTGAAAGCTCTGGTCGAGCGAAGCGGCATTGATCCCGCACGGGTCGATGATGTCGTCTTCAGCCAGGGTTATGGTAACGCCGAAGCGCCTGCCATCGGCCATTGGTCATGGCTGGCGGCGGGCCTGCCCATCGAAGTTCCCGGATATCAGCTTGACCGGCGCTGCGGATCGGGCCTTCAAGCGGTCGCCAATGCGGCGATGATGGTCGAAACGGGCATGGCTGATGTGGTGGTCGCGGGCGGTTGCGAAAGCATGTCCAATGTCGAACATTATACGCTGCAAGGGCGCGGCGGCGCGCGGATGGGCGATATAACCCTGCATGATCGGCTTTCGCGAGGGCGCCTGATGAGCCAGCCTATCGAACGGTTCGGTGTGATTACCGGCATGATCGAAACGGCGGAGAACCTCGCCAAGGATTACGGGATCACCCGCGAAGAGGCAGACGCCTTTGCCGTCAGGTCGCATCAAAATGCGGCGGCGGCATGGGAAGCCGGGAAATTCGATGCGCAGCTTGTGCCGGTCGATGTGCCGCAACGACGGGGCGAACCGGTGACCTTTGACCATGATGAAGGCTACCGCGTGGATGCAACGCTGGAATCGCTGGGCGGGCTACGCCCGATTGATGGCAAGCGCGATCCGCAAGCTATCGTGACCGCCGGCAATGCCAGCCAGCAAAACGATGCCGCCGCCGCCTGTCTGGTTGTAGCCGAAGACAAGTTGGAAGAATTGGGCCTTGATCCTTCATTGTGGTTCGGCGGATGGGCCGCTGCTGGATGTGATCCGTCTCGCATGGGGATCGGACCTGTCCCGGCAGTAGAGCGGCTGTTCGAACGGCGCGGCTATTCGTGGGACGATATTAATCTTGTTGAATTAAACGAGGCCTTCGCGCCTCAGGCGCTCGCCGTCCTGAAAGGCTGGGGCTGGTCGGCCGACGATAGCCGCCGCGATCTGCTTAACGTCAACGGTTCGGGCATCTCGCTTGGCCACCCGATCGGCGCAACCGGCGGTCGGATTTTGGCAGATATGGCTGCAGAAATTCACCGGCGCAAAGCGCGCTTCGGGCTGGAAACCATGTGCATCGGGGGCGGTCAGGGGATCGCTGCGGTGTTTGAACGCGCAGTCTGA
- a CDS encoding FAS1-like dehydratase domain-containing protein has protein sequence MGEYSPWIGREQQVSDRLSEEHAARWLATFDLPLNRDRFMPQGIHFALCTPDAATGQLGEDGHPRRDDSPDSFLPPIPLPRRMWASSDIAFRAPIAPGAAISRTSRIASIREKDGASGKLAFVNVEHQTAANGTLSVVETQTLVFRAAAGESAPLSPPEAGDGQFKADGWDAHRCVTPEPRLLFRYSALTFNTHRIHYDAPYARDIERYRGLVVHGPLTASLLLQLAARELGDNAINSFGFRGMSPAIAGEALHLVMRQADEGYELGAYACDGRQIMSARALI, from the coding sequence ATGGGCGAATATTCACCATGGATCGGACGCGAACAACAGGTGAGCGATCGGCTTTCAGAAGAACACGCCGCGCGGTGGCTGGCGACATTTGATCTGCCGCTAAACCGTGATCGGTTTATGCCGCAGGGTATCCATTTCGCGCTGTGCACCCCCGATGCAGCGACGGGGCAACTGGGCGAAGATGGTCATCCCCGCCGCGATGACAGTCCAGATAGCTTTCTGCCGCCAATCCCGCTGCCGCGCAGAATGTGGGCGTCGAGCGACATTGCATTTCGCGCGCCGATAGCCCCAGGGGCCGCCATATCCCGCACCAGCCGCATCGCCTCGATCCGGGAAAAGGATGGCGCCAGCGGCAAGCTCGCTTTTGTCAATGTAGAGCATCAAACGGCGGCAAATGGCACTTTGTCCGTGGTGGAAACACAAACGCTCGTCTTCCGCGCGGCTGCTGGCGAGAGCGCGCCGCTATCGCCGCCTGAAGCGGGTGATGGACAGTTTAAGGCTGACGGATGGGATGCGCATCGCTGCGTGACGCCGGAGCCGCGCCTGTTGTTCCGCTACTCCGCGCTGACATTCAACACCCACCGCATTCATTATGATGCGCCATATGCGCGCGATATTGAGCGCTATCGCGGGCTGGTGGTCCATGGTCCGCTAACAGCGTCGCTGCTGCTGCAATTGGCGGCGCGGGAGCTGGGGGACAATGCGATTAACAGTTTTGGTTTTCGCGGAATGTCGCCTGCGATCGCTGGCGAGGCGCTGCATCTGGTCATGCGTCAGGCAGATGAAGGATACGAACTCGGCGCCTATGCATGCGATGGCAGACAGATCATGTCGGCCCGCGCGCTGATTTAG
- a CDS encoding toxin-antitoxin system HicB family antitoxin yields MAAPKKKAFALRLDPAVHAAIERLAAAELRSANAEIEMLLREALSSRGITVQHTKKPKRGRPPNSSD; encoded by the coding sequence ATGGCTGCACCCAAGAAAAAGGCATTTGCGCTGAGGTTAGATCCGGCGGTCCACGCGGCGATTGAACGCCTCGCGGCGGCCGAGCTGCGCTCTGCCAATGCCGAGATTGAAATGTTGCTGCGCGAGGCGCTGTCCTCGCGCGGCATCACAGTTCAGCACACCAAAAAGCCCAAGCGCGGGCGTCCGCCAAATTCGAGCGACTAA
- a CDS encoding SPFH domain-containing protein, whose amino-acid sequence MSQSTAPMISSHERAGSAFNGYLMLAVLAAVTVVVLYLVINAAPPSGAEKYEKLLFVGTLLLGSLTVLIGSIGFFMIQPNQAAVITLFGEYRGTVRTQGLHWVWPWMMKKKVSVRAHNIHSEKVKINDLRGNPIEIACNVVWRVNDTAQAVFDVDDYKEFVNIQIEAGLRTVGARHPYDDMSDEDETTLRGSADIVNAELREELNERLIVAGITVDEAGLTHLAYAAEIAGAMLRRQQADAVIAARKKVVIGAVGMVEDALEKLSGDGIVELDDERRAAMVSNLMIVLCGDREAQPVVNAGTLYQ is encoded by the coding sequence ATGTCCCAATCAACCGCCCCGATGATCAGCAGCCACGAGCGCGCTGGCTCAGCTTTTAACGGCTATCTCATGCTCGCGGTGCTTGCCGCGGTAACAGTCGTCGTTCTGTATCTGGTGATCAACGCCGCGCCTCCTTCTGGCGCCGAGAAATATGAAAAGCTGCTGTTTGTCGGCACATTGCTGCTTGGCAGTTTGACTGTCCTGATTGGATCGATCGGGTTTTTCATGATCCAGCCCAATCAGGCCGCTGTCATTACCCTGTTCGGTGAATATCGCGGGACTGTGCGAACTCAGGGGCTGCACTGGGTGTGGCCATGGATGATGAAGAAAAAAGTCAGCGTCCGCGCGCACAACATTCATTCGGAAAAAGTGAAAATCAACGATTTGCGCGGCAACCCTATCGAAATCGCGTGCAATGTCGTGTGGCGGGTCAACGATACAGCGCAGGCTGTGTTCGATGTCGATGATTACAAAGAATTCGTGAACATCCAGATTGAAGCGGGTCTGCGCACTGTCGGCGCGCGCCACCCTTATGATGACATGTCGGATGAAGACGAAACAACGCTGCGCGGCAGCGCCGATATCGTCAATGCCGAACTGCGCGAGGAATTGAATGAGCGCCTGATTGTGGCTGGCATTACCGTTGATGAAGCGGGTCTGACGCATCTCGCCTATGCCGCGGAAATTGCCGGTGCGATGCTCCGCCGCCAACAGGCAGATGCAGTGATCGCCGCCCGCAAGAAGGTGGTGATCGGCGCGGTCGGAATGGTCGAAGACGCGCTGGAAAAACTTTCGGGCGACGGCATTGTCGAGCTTGATGACGAACGGCGCGCGGCGATGGTTTCGAACCTGATGATCGTCTTGTGCGGGGACCGTGAGGCCCAGCCCGTCGTGAACGCCGGAACGCTCTACCAGTAA
- the ppk2 gene encoding polyphosphate kinase 2, which translates to MGLKAKEYRKLLEPMTEELVSVARWARMTGARIVVLFEGRDTAGKGGAIRAVRDKLNPRQCRTVALGKPTDDERGQWYFQKYIKHLPTTGEIVLFDRSWYNRAGVEKVMGFASAAEVERFLDQVPTFEKMLTDDGILLFKYWLTTDQAEQEERLKERLDDPLKRWKLSPIDLAARDQYDAYTDAREAMLKRTHTDNAPWTLINFNDQKRGRLTLVRDLLDRLPDTDIRPPEIEFPDLDRKPKTESYAVLRPIEDFPVKD; encoded by the coding sequence ATGGGTCTGAAAGCCAAAGAATACCGCAAACTGCTTGAGCCCATGACAGAAGAGCTTGTCAGCGTGGCCCGCTGGGCGCGGATGACCGGCGCGCGCATCGTCGTGCTGTTCGAGGGCCGCGACACCGCAGGCAAAGGCGGCGCCATTCGCGCGGTGCGAGACAAGCTCAATCCGCGTCAATGCCGCACCGTGGCTTTGGGAAAGCCCACCGATGACGAGCGCGGACAGTGGTATTTCCAGAAATACATCAAACATCTCCCGACAACCGGCGAAATCGTGCTGTTTGACCGCAGTTGGTACAACCGTGCCGGGGTTGAAAAAGTGATGGGCTTTGCCAGCGCGGCAGAGGTCGAGCGTTTTCTTGATCAGGTGCCAACCTTTGAAAAGATGCTGACCGATGATGGGATTTTGCTGTTCAAATACTGGCTGACGACCGATCAGGCAGAGCAGGAAGAACGGCTGAAAGAACGACTGGATGATCCGTTGAAGCGGTGGAAGCTGTCACCGATCGATCTTGCGGCACGGGACCAATACGATGCCTATACCGATGCCAGGGAAGCGATGCTGAAGCGCACGCATACGGATAATGCGCCGTGGACGCTGATCAATTTCAACGATCAAAAGCGCGGGCGGCTGACTTTGGTCCGCGATCTGCTCGATCGGCTTCCCGATACCGATATTCGCCCGCCGGAAATCGAATTTCCCGACCTGGACCGCAAACCCAAAACGGAAAGCTACGCCGTTCTAAGGCCGATTGAGGATTTTCCGGTCAAGGATTGA